The nucleotide sequence GCATTTGCTTTTTGCAGATCTTCTTTGGGGACGTCGGGATATTGTGCAAATGCAGACTGTACAACAAGCATAAGTATCAGCAATCCAATAGAACGGATTCTTTTTTTCATAATAGGTATCAGATTTAATGTGTAATAGATTCTTCGGGTCTTGGAATACAAAATTGATATTATTCACAGAAATCCAGGTATAATAATTGTTGGAAAATAGGTTTGTATTACTCTTCGATAATTTGAGTGATGAAAAGAGACCATTTACTTGCTAAAAAATATCCTTCATGAGTTTGTACGGCTGGGGAGACGGTGAAGTCGATGGGGGAATGCTTCGTAATTTGGATAAAGTGAATGAAAAACACACGGTATCTGCATCTGGCAAGGAGCCGGGTGTCTCATTTATTGCCTTCCACAGCTTCATCTTGGGACATCTTACCTTCATTTACACAAGAAACCCGTTATACTCCCACCTTTTACTGCTCCGGCTGATATTTTCCGGAATGAAATGGTAGGTTAAATGAAGTGGAGATAGAATTATATGAGTCTGATCAGAGGTTGTAACTCAGGATTGGAATGTTATTCCCGGTAAATTTGGTGTTTGTTCCTTATTTCTGGGTATCTATATTGTATAAATATATCACCATAATCTGATAGTATAAATATTCAAATATAATTATAGTATCAGATTATGATATATATGAATGCCAAATAGATTAATAATATCAGATTCAGATAATAGAGATAAATTAATATATTTGTATAATCAATATCTGTTTTCATCAATAACTCATATTGCCATGGAGAACAAGACTAAAATCCTATCGCTAGCATTTCAGAAAATGCCAAACGGGACCCATAACGTGTTTATGCATCTTGTAAACGATTTGCTGAAGGATAAAAACTTCCCATCAGCGGGGTATGAAGCCCTGCTCGAATCTTTCAACCTGGCGTTGCAGGCTGAGGATGCTGCAATCGGCGTGCGGCGCAAGAGCGAACTCACTGCAGAACTGGTGAAACTGAACATTCGCAGGGAAGAAATCTACTCGGGACTCTATCACCACTACCAGAGCTCCCTGCTCCACTATGATGACGAGGTGCGCGAGGCAGCGAAACGGATGGAGCCTATCATGATTAGCATTGCTGAAATGCATAGCACCTCCAATATTAAACGCAATGGGCTCATTTATAAGGTTACCTATAACTTGCGTAAGCAGGAGGATACCGTCAGGATATTGGCGCTCTCCGGATGGCTTGACGCGCTGGATGAGGCAAATGCCCGGTTTGACCAGGTTACAACGAAGCGTTTCAGCGAAATGGTTAACAAGGGAAACGGCAATGTCCTTAGCACACGCAAGGTGACCGACGAGGCATACCGGGCGATTGTCGTTCGGGTAAATGCCCAGATTATATTTGACGGTACTGAAACGATTGAAACGTTTGTTCGCCGGCTCAATTATTTAATCACTAAAGAGAAAAAGAGGATTGCCATTCGGGACGGTATCCGGAGGCATAAGAAGGAGAAGGCGAAAGCGAAGATGGATAGTCAGGCAAGTGAAAGTCAGACTGCATAGCCGGTTGCTGATCACGCGTCAAGCGGCATGTAACTGCCTAAAAAGAAAATACCTGACAGGTTTTCAAAACCTGTCAGGTATTTTCTTTTTAGTACGAATGCACATAGCAGGCCACCAGCAGAATAGCCAGCACGAAAG is from Parabacteroides sp. FAFU027 and encodes:
- a CDS encoding DUF6261 family protein, which codes for MENKTKILSLAFQKMPNGTHNVFMHLVNDLLKDKNFPSAGYEALLESFNLALQAEDAAIGVRRKSELTAELVKLNIRREEIYSGLYHHYQSSLLHYDDEVREAAKRMEPIMISIAEMHSTSNIKRNGLIYKVTYNLRKQEDTVRILALSGWLDALDEANARFDQVTTKRFSEMVNKGNGNVLSTRKVTDEAYRAIVVRVNAQIIFDGTETIETFVRRLNYLITKEKKRIAIRDGIRRHKKEKAKAKMDSQASESQTA